In Pseudomonas fluorescens, the following are encoded in one genomic region:
- a CDS encoding lytic murein transglycosylase: MPFCLSRRWHLRQLIAASSLVLLVACAEKPTAADAQPLQTLPVATAPAVVPPVVPTGENLDIQPTQTFAEWQAGFRKDAMAAGIRADLFDRAFADVSFDPSVIRADRSQPEFAKPVWEYLDGALSPLRVRKGQSLVNQYADVLQSIEQRYGVDRQALVAVWGMESNFGQFQGSKSVINSLATLAYEGRRPGFAHAQLIAALQILQQGDIEPEKMLGSWAGAMGQTQFIPTTYNTHAVDFDGDGRRDIWGSSADALASTAHYLQSSGWQRGQPWGFEVQLPSGFNYVLADGTIRKSVAEWRQLGVMLPNGGQVPAGSEQLSAALLLPAGYRGPAFLVLDNFRAILKYNNSSSYALGVSLLSERFNGAGLISGTWPKDDLPLSRTERIELQNLLSAQNYDAGTADGIIGANTRKAIRSAQQSFGWPADGHPTHKLLEGLRNR; the protein is encoded by the coding sequence AGCCGACGCTCAGCCACTTCAGACGCTTCCTGTCGCCACCGCCCCGGCGGTTGTTCCGCCTGTGGTTCCGACCGGTGAGAACCTCGACATCCAGCCAACCCAGACCTTCGCCGAATGGCAGGCGGGTTTCCGCAAGGATGCCATGGCCGCCGGTATCCGCGCCGATCTGTTCGACCGCGCCTTCGCCGATGTCAGCTTCGACCCCAGCGTGATCCGCGCCGACCGCAGCCAGCCGGAATTCGCAAAACCGGTGTGGGAATACCTCGACGGCGCCTTGTCGCCGCTGCGGGTACGCAAAGGCCAGTCGCTGGTCAACCAATACGCTGATGTCCTGCAAAGTATCGAGCAGCGCTACGGCGTCGATCGCCAGGCACTGGTGGCGGTGTGGGGCATGGAGAGTAACTTCGGGCAGTTCCAGGGCAGCAAGTCGGTGATCAACTCGCTGGCGACCCTGGCCTACGAAGGTCGTCGTCCCGGTTTCGCCCACGCGCAATTGATCGCGGCCCTGCAAATCCTGCAACAAGGCGACATCGAACCCGAGAAGATGCTGGGTTCCTGGGCCGGCGCCATGGGCCAGACCCAGTTCATCCCGACCACCTACAACACCCATGCCGTGGACTTCGATGGTGACGGGCGCCGCGATATCTGGGGCAGCTCGGCCGATGCCCTGGCCTCGACCGCGCATTACCTGCAAAGCTCCGGCTGGCAAAGAGGTCAGCCGTGGGGCTTCGAAGTCCAGCTGCCGAGCGGTTTCAACTACGTACTGGCCGATGGCACGATTCGCAAGAGTGTCGCCGAGTGGCGACAACTGGGCGTTATGCTGCCCAACGGTGGCCAGGTCCCGGCCGGCTCCGAGCAATTGTCTGCCGCACTGTTGCTGCCGGCCGGTTACCGTGGCCCGGCCTTCCTGGTGCTCGACAACTTCCGGGCGATCCTCAAGTACAACAACTCGTCGTCCTACGCCCTGGGGGTGAGCCTGTTGTCGGAACGCTTCAATGGCGCAGGCCTGATCAGCGGCACGTGGCCAAAGGATGACCTGCCTCTGAGCCGTACCGAGCGGATTGAGCTGCAAAACCTGCTGAGCGCGCAAAACTATGACGCCGGCACCGCCGACGGGATCATCGGCGCCAACACCCGCAAGGCGATTCGCAGCGCCCAGCAGTCATTTGGCTGGCCGGCGGACGGGCATCCGACGCACAAGTTGCTGGAAGGACTGCGTAACCGCTAA
- a CDS encoding LD-carboxypeptidase, giving the protein MTARPTHTLCPHAPVPALPSEGMIGVIAPAGPAPLDTDKAVQWMRARGYSLKVFPGVYEKNGYLAGSDEVRLGDLHAAFADSEVDAIICLRGGYGTPRLLDRIDFDLLRDNAKPFVGYSDITALHLAISRYAGFVTFHGPMLNADLLGDKQKPTEPSFFNMLRGQVRAGTVLAHPVACPLTTIEPGVAHGRLLGGNLAMIAATMGTPYEIDAEGVILLIEDINEPLYRIDRLLTQLRLAGTLHKLRGVLVGDVAGVEVAALDRLLKQTFEPLKIPVLSGWRSGHCDPNLTLPMGALVSLDAGSKELVLEQDVVVRR; this is encoded by the coding sequence ATGACCGCTCGACCGACCCACACTCTTTGTCCTCATGCTCCCGTCCCGGCACTGCCGTCGGAAGGCATGATCGGCGTTATCGCACCTGCTGGCCCAGCCCCGCTGGACACCGACAAGGCGGTGCAATGGATGCGTGCCCGGGGTTATTCATTGAAAGTGTTTCCCGGCGTCTACGAAAAAAACGGCTACCTGGCCGGTAGCGACGAGGTGCGACTTGGCGATCTGCATGCTGCGTTCGCCGACAGTGAGGTGGATGCCATCATCTGCCTGCGGGGTGGTTACGGCACGCCCCGGCTGCTCGATCGCATTGATTTTGATTTGCTGCGTGACAACGCCAAGCCGTTTGTCGGCTACAGCGACATCACCGCGCTGCATTTGGCGATCAGTCGTTATGCCGGTTTCGTGACCTTTCATGGTCCGATGCTCAATGCCGACCTGCTGGGTGACAAGCAAAAACCTACGGAACCTTCCTTCTTCAATATGCTGCGAGGGCAGGTGAGGGCGGGAACAGTGCTGGCTCATCCGGTAGCCTGCCCGCTGACCACGATCGAGCCAGGTGTGGCTCATGGGCGCTTGCTGGGTGGCAATCTGGCCATGATCGCCGCGACCATGGGCACCCCTTACGAGATAGATGCCGAGGGCGTCATTCTGTTGATCGAGGACATCAACGAGCCGCTGTATCGCATCGACCGGTTGCTGACCCAGCTGCGATTGGCAGGCACGTTGCACAAGCTGCGCGGCGTGTTGGTCGGGGATGTGGCGGGGGTTGAGGTGGCAGCGCTGGACAGGTTGCTCAAGCAGACCTTCGAGCCATTGAAGATTCCGGTGCTGTCCGGGTGGCGCAGTGGGCATTGTGACCCGAACCTGACGCTGCCCATGGGGGCCTTGGTCAGTCTGGATGCGGGGAGCAAGGAATTGGTGCTGGAGCAGGATGTGGTGGTCAGGCGCTAG
- the lipA gene encoding lipoyl synthase has protein sequence MIPTLDVTERPAPRPKVEAGVKLRGAEKVARIPVKIIPTTELPKKPDWIRVRIPVSPEVDRIKALLRKHKLHSVCEEASCPNLGECFSGGTATFMIMGDICTRRCPFCDVGHGRPKPLDVNEPESLAIAIADLRLKYVVITSVDRDDLRDGGAQHFADCIREIRKLSPNVQLETLVPDYRGRMDIALEITAAEPPDVFNHNLETVPRLYKAARPGSDYQWSLTLLQRFKQMMPHIPTKSGLMLGLGETDEEVIEVMKRMREHDIDMLTLGQYLQPSRSHLPVQRFVHPDTFAWFAEEGYKMGFKNVASGPLVRSSYHADEQAKLVKAELMSS, from the coding sequence ATGATCCCGACGCTCGATGTCACCGAGCGCCCGGCCCCGCGTCCCAAGGTTGAAGCCGGCGTCAAGCTGCGCGGCGCCGAAAAGGTTGCACGCATCCCGGTGAAGATCATTCCGACCACCGAACTGCCGAAGAAACCAGACTGGATTCGTGTACGCATCCCGGTTTCGCCGGAAGTCGACCGCATCAAGGCCCTGCTGCGCAAACACAAGCTGCACAGCGTGTGCGAAGAGGCGTCCTGCCCGAACCTGGGCGAGTGCTTCTCCGGTGGCACCGCGACGTTCATGATCATGGGTGACATCTGCACCCGTCGTTGCCCGTTCTGCGACGTTGGCCACGGTCGTCCGAAGCCACTCGACGTCAATGAGCCGGAAAGCCTGGCCATCGCTATTGCCGATCTGCGCCTCAAGTACGTAGTGATCACCTCGGTAGACCGCGACGACCTGCGTGACGGCGGTGCCCAGCACTTTGCCGACTGCATCCGTGAAATCCGCAAGCTGTCGCCGAACGTGCAGCTCGAAACCCTGGTCCCGGACTACCGTGGCCGCATGGACATCGCGCTGGAAATCACCGCCGCCGAGCCGCCGGATGTGTTCAACCACAACCTGGAAACCGTGCCGCGCCTGTACAAGGCTGCACGTCCGGGTTCCGATTACCAGTGGTCGCTGACCCTGCTGCAACGCTTCAAGCAGATGATGCCGCACATTCCAACCAAGTCCGGTTTGATGCTGGGCCTGGGCGAGACCGACGAAGAAGTCATCGAAGTCATGAAGCGCATGCGCGAACACGACATCGACATGCTGACCCTCGGCCAGTACCTGCAACCGTCCCGCAGCCACTTGCCGGTGCAGCGATTCGTGCATCCGGACACCTTCGCCTGGTTCGCCGAGGAAGGCTACAAAATGGGCTTCAAGAACGTTGCCTCGGGTCCGTTGGTACGCTCCTCGTATCACGCCGACGAGCAGGCCAAGCTGGTCAAGGCCGAGCTGATGTCGTCCTGA
- the lipB gene encoding lipoyl(octanoyl) transferase LipB, whose amino-acid sequence MSGALGFRELGQMAYEPVWHAMQRFTNERGSDAADEIWLVEHPAVFTQGQAGKAEHLLLPGDIPVVQVDRGGQVTYHGPGQLVAYLLLDVRKLGFGVRDLVSRMEQCLIELLASYGVTAVAKPDAPGVYVDGAKIASLGLRIRHGCSFHGLALNVDMNLEPFRRINPCGYAGLAMTQLSDHAGSIEFAEVSARLRAQLVKHLDYAEQTTLTGGID is encoded by the coding sequence ATGTCTGGCGCGCTGGGCTTTCGCGAACTCGGCCAGATGGCTTACGAGCCAGTCTGGCATGCCATGCAGCGCTTCACCAACGAACGCGGCAGCGATGCCGCCGACGAGATCTGGCTGGTTGAGCATCCCGCGGTGTTCACCCAGGGCCAGGCCGGCAAGGCCGAGCACCTGCTGCTTCCCGGGGATATTCCGGTGGTGCAGGTCGACCGTGGTGGTCAAGTGACTTACCACGGCCCCGGCCAGTTGGTGGCTTACCTGCTGCTGGACGTGCGCAAGCTCGGGTTTGGCGTGCGCGATCTGGTCAGCCGGATGGAGCAATGCCTGATCGAGCTGCTGGCCAGTTACGGTGTGACCGCCGTGGCCAAGCCCGATGCACCGGGTGTCTACGTTGACGGGGCGAAAATCGCTTCCCTGGGTCTGCGGATCCGCCACGGCTGTTCCTTTCACGGCCTGGCCCTGAACGTGGACATGAACCTGGAACCGTTTCGACGGATTAATCCCTGCGGCTACGCCGGGCTGGCGATGACCCAGCTGAGCGATCACGCAGGATCGATTGAATTTGCCGAGGTAAGTGCCCGGCTGCGTGCGCAGCTCGTCAAACACCTCGACTATGCTGAGCAGACGACCCTGACGGGCGGAATCGACTGA
- a CDS encoding DUF493 domain-containing protein: MTDTEVKAPKIEFPANDYPVKVISDTGVGNKDRIIDIVRKHATINDERVDERQSSNGKYTTIQLHIVATDQDQLYNINSELRATGFVHMVL; the protein is encoded by the coding sequence ATGACCGATACCGAAGTAAAGGCGCCAAAAATCGAATTCCCAGCCAATGATTACCCGGTTAAGGTGATCAGCGACACCGGCGTGGGCAATAAGGACAGGATCATCGACATCGTTCGCAAACATGCAACGATCAACGATGAGCGTGTTGACGAGCGCCAGAGCAGCAACGGCAAATACACCACCATTCAGTTGCACATCGTCGCGACCGACCAGGACCAGCTGTACAACATCAACAGCGAGCTGCGGGCCACCGGTTTCGTGCACATGGTGCTGTGA
- a CDS encoding D-alanyl-D-alanine carboxypeptidase family protein, with protein sequence MNITTFAKRLFLLVPLLLSPAAFAVEMMPSPPQLAAKAYVLMDASSGNVLVENNGDQRLPPASLTKLMTAYIATLEIRRGQIGENDPVTVSENAWRTGGSRMFIKVGSQVTVSDLLHGIIIQSGNDASVALSEHIAGSEDAFADMMNKTVSDLGMTNSHFMNPTGLPNPEHYSSAHDMAVLARAIIHEDPAHYAIYSQKEFFWNGIKQPNRNLLLWRDKTVDGLKTGHTDEAGYCMVSSAVRDGMRLIAVVFGTNSEVARAAETQKLLTYGFRFFETQTFYQKGTELAQAPVWKGSTNQIKAGLAQDLTMTLPKGQLKKLAASMTMNPQLIAPIAKGDVIGKVEVKLDDKVVHSADLIALDAVEEGGIFRRMWDSIRLFFFGLFN encoded by the coding sequence ATGAACATCACCACCTTTGCCAAACGCCTTTTCCTGTTAGTCCCGCTGCTCCTCTCGCCCGCCGCGTTCGCGGTCGAGATGATGCCGTCGCCACCGCAACTGGCCGCCAAGGCCTACGTGCTCATGGATGCCAGCAGCGGCAACGTGCTGGTCGAGAACAATGGTGACCAGCGTCTGCCACCGGCCAGCCTGACCAAGCTGATGACCGCGTACATCGCGACCCTGGAAATCCGTCGTGGCCAGATCGGTGAAAACGACCCGGTAACCGTCAGCGAAAACGCCTGGCGTACCGGCGGTTCGCGGATGTTCATCAAGGTCGGCTCTCAGGTCACGGTCAGCGATCTGCTGCACGGCATCATCATCCAGTCGGGCAACGACGCCAGTGTTGCGCTCTCCGAGCACATCGCCGGCAGCGAAGACGCGTTCGCCGACATGATGAACAAAACCGTTAGCGACCTGGGCATGACCAACAGCCACTTCATGAACCCGACCGGTCTGCCGAACCCGGAGCACTACTCGTCGGCTCACGACATGGCGGTACTGGCTCGCGCAATCATTCACGAAGACCCGGCTCACTACGCGATCTACTCGCAGAAAGAGTTCTTCTGGAACGGCATCAAGCAACCGAACCGCAATCTGCTGTTGTGGCGTGACAAGACCGTCGACGGTCTGAAAACCGGCCACACTGACGAAGCCGGCTACTGCATGGTGTCTTCGGCCGTACGTGATGGCATGCGCCTGATCGCCGTGGTGTTCGGTACCAACAGCGAAGTGGCCCGTGCCGCCGAAACCCAGAAGCTGCTGACCTACGGTTTCCGTTTCTTCGAAACCCAGACCTTCTATCAGAAGGGCACCGAGCTGGCTCAGGCTCCAGTCTGGAAAGGCTCCACCAACCAGATCAAGGCTGGCCTGGCGCAAGACCTGACCATGACCCTGCCAAAAGGCCAGCTGAAAAAGCTCGCTGCCAGCATGACCATGAACCCGCAACTGATCGCGCCAATCGCCAAGGGCGACGTGATCGGTAAAGTCGAAGTGAAACTGGACGACAAGGTGGTGCACAGCGCCGATCTGATCGCTCTGGACGCCGTCGAGGAAGGTGGTATCTTCCGCCGCATGTGGGATAGCATCCGTCTATTCTTCTTCGGCTTGTTCAACTGA
- a CDS encoding septal ring lytic transglycosylase RlpA family protein, whose product MRALPMSKPLKLMAFAALAVLVASCSTSRAPAQKSTAAVRTTPGLDINRAHKDGAPWWDVDVSRIPDATPTLHTGPYKANPYTVLGKTYFPLQESKTYVQSGTASWYGTKFHGQNTANGEVYDLYGMSAAHKTLPLPSYVRVTNLDNNKSVILRVNDRGPFYSDRIIDLSYAAAKKLGYAETGTARVKVEGIDPQQWWAAKGRPAPLMLNEPKVAHNSAPVITASAGTVEQWTPPPQQHAAAVVPVQLDAKKNASAPASGQYLQVGAFANPDAAELLRSKLSGTVSAPVFISSIVRNQQTLHRVRLGPIGSPGEIQQVQNSVRLANLGSPSVVTE is encoded by the coding sequence ATGCGGGCATTGCCTATGAGTAAACCCCTGAAGCTGATGGCATTCGCCGCGTTGGCAGTGCTGGTCGCCAGTTGTTCGACCAGCCGCGCGCCGGCCCAGAAGTCCACCGCCGCCGTGCGCACGACGCCGGGGCTGGACATCAACCGCGCCCACAAGGATGGCGCGCCATGGTGGGATGTCGATGTTTCGCGTATCCCGGACGCCACGCCGACCCTGCACACCGGCCCGTACAAGGCCAACCCGTACACTGTGCTGGGCAAGACTTACTTCCCGCTGCAAGAGTCCAAGACCTATGTGCAGTCGGGTACGGCGTCCTGGTACGGCACCAAGTTCCACGGCCAGAACACCGCCAACGGCGAAGTGTATGACCTGTACGGCATGAGTGCCGCGCACAAGACATTGCCACTGCCAAGTTACGTCCGGGTGACCAACCTGGACAACAACAAGAGCGTGATCCTGCGAGTCAACGACCGCGGTCCGTTCTACTCGGACCGGATCATCGACTTGTCCTACGCTGCCGCCAAGAAACTCGGTTACGCCGAAACCGGCACCGCGCGGGTCAAGGTCGAAGGCATCGACCCGCAGCAATGGTGGGCCGCCAAGGGCCGTCCGGCACCATTAATGCTCAACGAACCGAAAGTCGCACACAATAGCGCCCCGGTGATCACGGCTTCGGCCGGCACCGTCGAGCAATGGACACCGCCGCCACAGCAACACGCCGCCGCGGTGGTGCCTGTGCAGCTTGATGCAAAAAAAAACGCTTCTGCACCAGCCTCTGGCCAGTATCTGCAGGTGGGCGCGTTCGCCAACCCGGACGCTGCAGAACTCCTGAGATCGAAGCTCAGCGGGACGGTGAGCGCTCCGGTGTTCATCAGTTCGATCGTGCGCAATCAGCAGACCCTGCATCGGGTTCGCCTGGGTCCGATCGGATCGCCGGGTGAAATCCAGCAGGTGCAGAACAGTGTGCGCCTGGCCAATCTCGGTTCGCCAAGCGTTGTGACTGAGTAA